The Rhinatrema bivittatum chromosome 4, aRhiBiv1.1, whole genome shotgun sequence genome window below encodes:
- the AMIGO3 gene encoding amphoterin-induced protein 3, with protein MHKLLPDQLVWMWLRKLLMLVELFALANTSSHTHSCPSVCICASDLLSCVNQSLQQVPAVLPPTVVILDISHNNLCLLHNNWLSALPRLLDLRISHNQIKNLSAKALHNATQLKHLDLSSNHLETIKKHFFEQLVSLEELLLYNNNIMHVDGHAFTHLSSIRKIYLSCNLLTSFSFSSMQNFSHPHLRTLDLSSNNFSLIPTEEVMALPAYLKNGLYLHNNPLTCDCSLYNMFLHWADCGFSSVEDFKEDHTCLVLGKPRAFVKVLNRHNNFENCPLTNGVFSELHLRVLVGKSLIIPCNSSLHEESINYVWISSRYEFIKYPGNNNQSLKIHSNGSLEIKEAQPWNSGIYLCIAINKRLNHNTTYEVNVTVHYPKYEGEPFKTGLTTLLGCVVSLILVLMYLYLTPCCCCNCRKKSATPSPPYECSAKSSILSTTPPATDGPNRKTSSNKHVVFLEPIKEVQNGKIKQVDPNAKNPKVLQPKPDSESISSVFSDLPIMSL; from the coding sequence ATGCATAAGTTGTTACCTGACCAACTTGTTTGGATGTGGCTGAGAAAGCTGTTGATGCTTGTAGAATTGTTTGCTCTAGCCAACACATCCTCACACACTCATAGCTGCCCCAGCGTCTGTATATGTGCCTCTGACCTCCTAAGCTGTGTTAACCAGAGTCTTCAGCAGGTGCCCGCGGTTCTGCCTCCCACAGTTGTCATATTGGACATCAGCCATAATAATCTTTGCCTGCTCCACAATAACTGGCTGTCAGCCTTGCCCCGTCTCCTGGATCTCCGCATCAGCCACAACCAGATTAAAAATCTTTCTGCAAAAGCGCTCCACAATGCCACACAACTTAAACACCTAGACTTGTCTtcaaatcatctggaaaccaTTAAAAAACACTTCTTTGAGCAGCTTGTAAGTCTGGAAGAGCTTCTGCTTTACAACAACAACATCATGCATGTGGATGGCCATGCTTTCACCCACCTAAGCAGCATACGCAAAATCTACTTAAGCTGTAATCTGTTGACAAGTTTTTCTTTTAGCTCCATGCAAAACTTCAGCCACCCTCACCTGAGGACCTTGGATCTTTCATCCAATAACTTCTCCCTTATTCCCACTGAAGAAGTCATGGCCTTGCCTGCATACCTCAAAAATGGCTTGTACCTCCATAACAACCCTCTGACCTGCGACTGCAGCCTTTACAATATGTTTCTACATTGGGCAGATTGTGGCTTCAGCTCAGTCGAAGATTTCAAAGAGGATCACACTTGCCTGGTCTTAGGGAAGCCTCGTGCCTTTGTTAAGGTCTTAAACAGACataataattttgaaaactgccctttgACCAATGGGGTTTTTTCAGAATTGCATCTCAGAGTACTTGTAGGAAAATCTCTCATCATTCCTTGTAATTCTAGCCTGCATGAAGAATCTATTAATTACGTATGGATCTCTTCCAGATACGAATTTATCAAATATCCCGGGAACAATAATCAGAGTCTTAAGATTCACAGTAATGGAAGCTTAGAGATCAAGGAGGCCCAGCCGTGGAACTCTGGGATTTATCTATGTATAGCCATTAATAAGCGCTTAAATCACAACACAACATATGAAGTAAATGTAACAGTTCATTATCCCAAGTATGAAGGAGAGCCATTCAAAACTGGCCTCACCACACTCCTGGGATGTGTGGTCAGTTTGATCCTAGTCCTCATGTACTTGTACCTCACGCCATGCTGCTGTTGCAACTGTCGGAAGAAGTCAGCAACACCCAGCCCACCCTATGAATGCAGTGCTAAGTCCTCTATTCTTAGCACCACTCCACCAGCCACTGATGGACCTAATCGTAAGACCAGCTCTAATAAGCATGTGGTGTTTCTAGAACCTATCAAGGAGGTTCAAAATGGCAAAATCAAGCAGGTTGACCCCAATGCTAAAAATCCCAAGGTTCTGCAGCCCAAACCTGATTCTGAATCCATCAGCTCTGTTTTCTCTGATTTACCCATCATGTCATTATAG